One region of Lagopus muta isolate bLagMut1 chromosome 13, bLagMut1 primary, whole genome shotgun sequence genomic DNA includes:
- the LOC125699791 gene encoding mitochondrial fission factor homolog B-like isoform X5 gives MWPLLEQKVNAVRCDLLFTEDINRRMRVPNRLTVANSFSPVDEEPMSEGVSPSFPIHIPVRISLADADLRPILLDQQRNVPCAEVCVSPDSSAQHSASGELPFMHMAGRSSAQNRRRLGHHGGRSRRQSQHSSGSRRSPSDSTQLALPSPALHHERLDTCPPPAHSAPLPLLARTGRIYSMQNIFQTMYLLGQVLFHRVQNSLQDLVSSSSQEVGAAPEEVIAAEAAAMKKELARISERLCVLEEQHKAWRKEEPLVYSMLLSACLVNTWLWLWR, from the exons ATGTGGCCACTTTTGGAGCAGAAAGTGAACGCAGTCCGCTGTGACCTGCTCTTCACCGAGGACATCAATCGAAGGATGCGGGTCCCCAACAGACTCACCGTGGCAAACAGCTTCAGCCCTGTGGATGAGGAGCCCATGTCTGAAGGTGTATCCCCTTCCTTTCCAATACATATCCCTGTTAGGATTTCACTTGCAG ATGCAGATCTGAGACCCATCCTGCTGGACCAGCAGAGGAATGTCCCCTGCGCTGAGGTGTGCGTGTCCCCAGACTCCTCGGCTCAGCACTCTGCATCGGGGGAGCTTCCTTTTATGCACATGGCTGGCAGATCAAGTGCCCAGAATCGCAGACGACTG GGCCACCACGGCGGCAGGTCACGGCGGCagagccagcacagcagtgggtcACGGCGGTCCCCAAGTGACAGCACCCAGCTGGCCttgcccagcccagccctgcaccatGAGCG GCTGGACACCTGCCCCCCACCTGCTCACAGTGCTCCACTTCCCCTCCTTGCCAGGACGGGCAGGATCTACTCCATGCAGAACATCTTCCAGACCATGTACCTGCTGGGCCAGGTGCTCTTCCACCGTGTCCAGAACTCTCTGCAAGACTTAGTGTCATCCAG ctcccaggagGTTGGAGCAGCCCCGGAGGAGGTCATcgctgctgaggctgcagcaatGAAAAAGGAG CTGGCAAGGATCTCGGAGCggctgtgtgtgctggaggagcagcacaaAGCCTGGCGGAAAGAGGAGCCCCTGGTGTACTccatgctgctctctgcctgcctCGTCAACACCTGGCTCTGGCTGTGGAGATGA
- the LOC125699791 gene encoding uncharacterized protein LOC125699791 isoform X1 gives MLKNERWTKMASRKQEGPLIQNVRSEIWRHLLPRLPVLGMLRHMALLFDKLFPNLVFLEWYIQLISIPHLSRLSNCSHLQNVAFDVHPLTVDTGLAALYERISLPCCPENNGAHSGCFILPSLFSVETSDADLRPILLDQQRNVPCAEVCVSPDSSAQHSASGELPFMHMAGRSSAQNRRRLGHHGGRSRRQSQHSSGSRRSPSDSTQLALPSPALHHERLDTCPPPAHSAPLPLLARTGRIYSMQNIFQTMYLLGQVLFHRVQNSLQDLVSSSSQEVGAAPEEVIAAEAAAMKKELARISERLCVLEEQHKAWRKEEPLVYSMLLSACLVNTWLWLWR, from the exons ATGCTTAAGAATGAAAGGTGGACAAAGATGGCTAGCAGAAAGCAGGAGGGGCCTTTGATACAAAATGTGAGGAGTGAAATCTGGAGGCATCTCCTTCCACGTCTTCCAGTTTTGGGGATGCTGAGACATATGGCACTGCTCTTTGACAAGCTGTTCCCAAACCTTGTTTTCCTGGAGTGGTACATCCAATTGATTTCCATTCCACACCTCTCCAGGCTCTCTAATTGCTCACATCTGCAGAATGTGGCTTTTGATGTACATCCATTAACAGTGGACACAGGGCTGGCAGCCCTGTATGAGAGAATCTCTCTTCCCTGCTGCCCTGAGAACAACGGGGCACATTCAGGTTGTTTCattcttccctctctcttttctgtggAAACATCAGATGCAGATCTGAGACCCATCCTGCTGGACCAGCAGAGGAATGTCCCCTGCGCTGAGGTGTGCGTGTCCCCAGACTCCTCGGCTCAGCACTCTGCATCGGGGGAGCTTCCTTTTATGCACATGGCTGGCAGATCAAGTGCCCAGAATCGCAGACGACTG GGCCACCACGGCGGCAGGTCACGGCGGCagagccagcacagcagtgggtcACGGCGGTCCCCAAGTGACAGCACCCAGCTGGCCttgcccagcccagccctgcaccatGAGCG GCTGGACACCTGCCCCCCACCTGCTCACAGTGCTCCACTTCCCCTCCTTGCCAGGACGGGCAGGATCTACTCCATGCAGAACATCTTCCAGACCATGTACCTGCTGGGCCAGGTGCTCTTCCACCGTGTCCAGAACTCTCTGCAAGACTTAGTGTCATCCAG ctcccaggagGTTGGAGCAGCCCCGGAGGAGGTCATcgctgctgaggctgcagcaatGAAAAAGGAG CTGGCAAGGATCTCGGAGCggctgtgtgtgctggaggagcagcacaaAGCCTGGCGGAAAGAGGAGCCCCTGGTGTACTccatgctgctctctgcctgcctCGTCAACACCTGGCTCTGGCTGTGGAGATGA
- the LOC125699791 gene encoding uncharacterized protein LOC125699791 isoform X4 — MLKNERWTKMASRKQEGPLIQNVRSEIWRHLLPRLPVLGMLRHMALLFDKLFPNLVFLEWYIQLISIPHLSRLSNCSHLQNVAFDVHPLTVDTGLAALYERISLPCCPENNGAHSGCFILPSLFSVETSDADLRPILLDQQRNVPCAEVCVSPDSSAQHSASGELPFMHMAGRSSAQNRRRLGHHGGRSRRQSQHSSGSRRSPSDSTQLALPSPALHHERSQEVGAAPEEVIAAEAAAMKKELARISERLCVLEEQHKAWRKEEPLVYSMLLSACLVNTWLWLWR, encoded by the exons ATGCTTAAGAATGAAAGGTGGACAAAGATGGCTAGCAGAAAGCAGGAGGGGCCTTTGATACAAAATGTGAGGAGTGAAATCTGGAGGCATCTCCTTCCACGTCTTCCAGTTTTGGGGATGCTGAGACATATGGCACTGCTCTTTGACAAGCTGTTCCCAAACCTTGTTTTCCTGGAGTGGTACATCCAATTGATTTCCATTCCACACCTCTCCAGGCTCTCTAATTGCTCACATCTGCAGAATGTGGCTTTTGATGTACATCCATTAACAGTGGACACAGGGCTGGCAGCCCTGTATGAGAGAATCTCTCTTCCCTGCTGCCCTGAGAACAACGGGGCACATTCAGGTTGTTTCattcttccctctctcttttctgtggAAACATCAGATGCAGATCTGAGACCCATCCTGCTGGACCAGCAGAGGAATGTCCCCTGCGCTGAGGTGTGCGTGTCCCCAGACTCCTCGGCTCAGCACTCTGCATCGGGGGAGCTTCCTTTTATGCACATGGCTGGCAGATCAAGTGCCCAGAATCGCAGACGACTG GGCCACCACGGCGGCAGGTCACGGCGGCagagccagcacagcagtgggtcACGGCGGTCCCCAAGTGACAGCACCCAGCTGGCCttgcccagcccagccctgcaccatGAGCG ctcccaggagGTTGGAGCAGCCCCGGAGGAGGTCATcgctgctgaggctgcagcaatGAAAAAGGAG CTGGCAAGGATCTCGGAGCggctgtgtgtgctggaggagcagcacaaAGCCTGGCGGAAAGAGGAGCCCCTGGTGTACTccatgctgctctctgcctgcctCGTCAACACCTGGCTCTGGCTGTGGAGATGA